One part of the Neoarius graeffei isolate fNeoGra1 chromosome 2, fNeoGra1.pri, whole genome shotgun sequence genome encodes these proteins:
- the hdhd5 gene encoding haloacid dehalogenase-like hydrolase domain-containing 5, producing the protein MIELISRLNMFKLGWQALRFGTAAQIRRYTNPSHCSHNSFGLLFDIDGVLVRGRTPIPAAKQCFRHLVDGNGKYKVPVVFVTNAGNSVRQTKAEQLSHLLEVEVSPDQVMLSHSPLRVFSQFHKMCVLVSGQGPVVEVAHNLGFQNVVTIDMLREAYPLLDVVDHNRRPKDVVPPSSDLQPIEALILIGEPIRWETNLQLIMDVLLTNGKPGSPITSLHYPHIPVLACNMDLLWMAEAKSPRFGHGMFLVCLESIYKKITGYDLQYEALIGKPSVVTYNYAELLIRQQADKLGWTEPVQRLYAIGDNPMADIYGANLYNRYLQSVHRGRTQVHAQGGSVSHIVGDFHYETADDTKSSGKVMVGGSYEHRLPESCSSILVCTGVYNREQQELSPEQTVTEQRIFHGHRDFRFDPTLTQPSFVVQDVFEAVELVFQQEGSSLE; encoded by the exons cctTCCCACTGCAGTCACAACTCTTTTGGTCTGCTTTTCGACATTGATGGGGTCCTGGTCCGTGGAAGAACCCCCATTCCAGCAGCCAAGCAATGCTTTAGACATCTAGTGGATGGAAATGGAAAATATAAAGTCCCAGTGGTCTTTGTGACCAATGCTGGGAACTCTGTCCGGCAGACCAAAGCAGAGCAGCTGTCTCATCTTCTTGAAGTGGAG gtgtcaCCGGATCAGGTCATGTTGTCCCATAGTCCTTTACGGGTCTTCAGTCAGTTCCATAAGATGTGTGTGCTAGTGTCTGGACAGGGGCCGGTTGTGGAAGTTGCACACAA TTTGGGCTTTCAGAATGTTGTCACCATTGATATGCTACGAGAGGCGTACCCTCTACTGGATGTGGTGGATCACAATCGCAGACCCAAAGATGTG gttCCTCCATCCAGTGACCTCCAACCAATTGAAG CTCTCATTCTCATTGGTGAGCCAATCAGGTGGGAGACTAACCTTCAGCTGATTATGGATGTTCTCCTGACCAATGGGAAGCCAGGAAGTCCCATAACATCACTACATTACCCACATATCCCTGTGCTGGCCTGCAACATGGACCTGTTATGGATGGCAGAGGCAAAGAGTCCTCG ATTCGGTCATGGAATGttcctggtgtgtttggagagcatctATAAGAAGATCACAGGTTATGACCTGCAGTATGAGGCTCTGATTGGGAAACCCAGTGTGGTGACCTATAATTATGCAGAGCTGCTGATCAGACAGCAGGCAGATAAGTTGGGCTGGACAGAACCTGTCCAAAGACTGTATGCCATTGG GGATAACCCCATGGCTGACATCTATGGTGCAAACCTCTACAACCGTTACTTGCAGTCAGTGCATCGTGGCAGGACTCAGGTACATGCACAAGGTGGCTCAGTCAGTCACATAGTAGGTGATTTCCACTATGAAACAGCCGATGATACAAAAAGTTCAGGCAAGGTGATGGTCGGGGGCTCATATGAGCACCGTCTACCCGAGAGCTGCAGCTCCATCCTGGTGTGCACAGGTGTTTACAACCGAGAGCAGCAGGAGCTCTCTCCTGAGCAAACGGTCACAGAGCAGCGCATCTTCCATGGGCATCGGGATTTCCGCTTTGATCCAACCCTGACCCAGCCTTCTTTTGTAGTTCAGGATGTATTCGAGGCTGTGGAGCTCGTCTTCCAGCAAGAGGGCTCTAGTCTGGAGTAA